ACAAACCACAAATTTCAACACGTTAATCAGTTCTGTTAATAGTACtttaatgaatcaattaatgGTTTTCAAAGAGTCTTACTATGAGCTATATGAACAATATGGGAATCTATTCAAAATGCAGGAAAACAGTCACAGACAATTGTTAGcagaaacaaataaaaaagttgGGTTGTTGTCAAGTGAATTGACATTCCAAAAAAGAGTCTCCATTTTCAATagtataattattatttgcttGTTAGTTTATGTGATTCTCACCCGTGACGTTGCCATAGAGTATCCAGAGGACGAGTTGAACGAAAAGTCACCTCTGCCTCAATCCAAAAAACTATCATCACCATTTATACCAATAAGATACAAAAAGTCCAAAAAACGTTAAGTTGCACTTTATAATATATACTACAGAATTCCATGTCACTTATAACTTGGGTAGTCTCTTGCTTCATTTTTGcaagttttctttttatttctaCCTTTGGTATCGTTTTgcattttcataattttattttattcacTAATATACACAAAATTTAAAGTCTTATTTACAAGATATTTATCGACCTCCTCTCTTTTCCTTGGTATCAAGAAACTACAATACTATTGTCTTATTCATCATGATCACGAATTCTTCTATGCTCAAactttttttcatatttcCAGTCATTATGGGATTTCCTATCACTGTCGTATGATCTTTCGGTTTGcctattattattattattataccTGTTCTTATTTTGATAAGACCAATCGttatttctattgtttCCATATTTGCCTCTCCCGTTAAATGTCATTTTACTACTTCTATCATTGCTTCTAGGTCTTTGTGACATACCAGATCTTGAGAAATCAGAATAAGAATCAAATTCAGCATCATCATGACTTTGATACCTTGTTCTTGTAAAATATCTACGTTTGACATGAGCACTGATGCCTTTTCCAATCCTACTCAAAATTCTGCTTTCCAACATAGCTTTATCATCTCTAACGAGCTTACGGTATAGTTCCATATTCTCAATCACTAACAGATCATAATCAAGACGATGAGCACTTTGCAACTGTTGTAAATAACCAACCATTGTGGCTAAAAATTCCTTTGTTGAATCCAAAGGAGATTCAATTTGATCGATAATGTTTGAACTGTTTAACTTCTCAGATTGGATAACCTCTTGAAACTTaacttttctctttcttttcaataacaGAACATATGGTAATTCAGCGGGAGTGGCAAACAATGATGcctttcctttctttcCTGCTCTTCCTGTTCTTCCAACTTTATGAATATAGTCAGCAATTTCCACAGAAGGGAACATTTGCATAACATTGGTTACATCTTTAACGTCAATACCTCTGGCAGCAACATCAGTGGAGATTAAAATCCCTTTTTTTGCCACCTTAAATCCTTTCAAGGCAGCAGAACGTTGACGAACACTTCTTCCACCATGTAACATGAAAACTCTTGGTGGctttgaaaataattcaaataattcatcatctAATGCATTTGTGATATATTCATAAAACCAATCAACAGCAGTCTTGGTGGGTAAAAATACAATCACTTTATAATCATTGTGTTGCTTCATAATACCATGTAATTCCAGAAGAGAGACATTGACTTTATCAATACCATCAGTACACTCAATCAACTGTTGATGGATATTCTCCGGGATCTCTAAATCATCTTTGGTAACAGTGTTTAAGAACTCATATTCTGGATGAATATGTTTTTTGGAAAACTCAGAAATAGCTTCATCAACAGTTGCACtaaacaataatgatttgattggtttAGGGGTAGTTCTTACTTTATAAAGAAGGCCATCAATCTCATTCAAGACACTCTCAAAACCAACATCTAACAATCTATCAGCTTCATCATAAATACGGTATGTTACATTGCTAAAACACTTGGCAAGTTTACGATCCGtttgtaattctttttccaaACGACCAGGTGTAGCAATAACGATTTCTGCTGGACGTCTAGGGTTAAACGATGTCCTCTGACCTCctataatcaattcaagATTAGGTCTTTCattatatttcaaatgGGAGATAAGCTTTCTGTATTCCtcttcaatttgaaaagcCAAGTCACGTGTTGGAACCAAAACGACGGTGCTGACACCTTTACCTCTATTTTTATAGGCATACTGTAATGTTGGCACAGCAAATGCTAAAGTTTTACCTGTACCTGTCTTTGCTCTACACACCAAACCCTTTTCGGTGTTGAAAATAGGCACTAAAGATTTTTGTTGGATTGGCGTCAATTctttaaaatcatttttatgTAATGAGTTGATTATACTATCATGAATATATCCCTTTCCTTTAAAGTCTTCAAATTTAACAGGTTGGAATGATTCcagttttgattttttatcTGTTTTGGTTGATGGAAGATCAGATCCGGCAGCATCTTCCTTTACTTTAAGACTATCACTCGTGATGTCAGTTATTTCATTTACCTTAGAACTAGTATTTTGTTTAACAAGGGAAATATGAAATCCACGTGTACAAACTTGTTTGGATCTAATTAAATTTGCCACTATGGGGCTTGATCGTATTCCCAACGATCTGCTCAACTGTTTTAACATAATGCGTTATGAACTTGGGTGAATAGTGAACACTGAGATGAGATCCTTATTACTGGTtactaaaaaagaaaaaaaaaaaaaaaatttaaagagAGAAGGgcaaaaattttcattgtAGCTAAATACTAATTTTacttttaatattatttttttgttttttttccacTGTAGAAGAAGAGATGACCCTATAATAGTAGTGGTAATACGAGACCAATACTTCATATGCCGTTTATCTTCTCCTTACCACTTTGTAGTTCTAAATCTTTTATAACCATATTCTCTAAATCTTTTACGCATTTTGGTAATACTTCCCAATCAATCACATCCAACTCTTGCAGCAGAAAGTTTTTCAAGACATAGTGCACTACTGATTGTGACGCTGGCGGGCGACCAATACCTATTCCAAGCTTAAAATATCTATTCTTGAGATACTTATCAATGGACTTCAATCCATTATGTCCTCTTGAGCTTGTACCAGGTTTACGGATCTGATATTTACCTAAATCAACCTGTAATTCATCATGAAGAACCACCAAAGCAGATTTGCCTTGATCATGTTTACCAAAATGTTTCGAAATTGGCAACCCTTGTAGGTTCATTAGTGAATCATTGGATTTGAAAAGTACTAGATTGGAATATTTGGTGGATAGATAATAAGGACCTTTCTTGTAAACATGATCTTTCCAGTAtacatcaatcaattggttCATCAATCTATGTCCAGCATTATGTCTGGTATTAGCGTATTGCGGCTCAGGATTTCCTATAGAGgcaataaataaatatcttCTTGAGCAAGATAAAGGGAGTTGAGTGACCGGAAGAAACGGTTTGATGAGACCTCGTAGCATTATGGGATTTGCACGAGTTTGTCCTTAACTAATGTTGTAGTGGTGTTACGCGGACATCAGAATCTGGGACTTGTGAGatcgaaaaaaaattacagAAAGCACCAATGAAGTATTAAGATGCGATGATTCTGTTgcattatatttattggCATAAACCATAAAGGATTTGATGTATAACACCTACTTCAATTGACTCACCATGGAGAAGCAATATCATACAGAGCATAACAATAGCGAGTTAGTGAAAATTAGCACCACACATTCTAAGTTACCTTGTCCCTTGCTGGCTTATCTTCCGAGTCTGTGGTTTGCAACAAAGTGTTCACTTCTGATTTGAACTTTGATAAGTTGTCTTCTTTGGTAATGATCCAACtcaatgatttttcaatactaAGATTATACTGTTAATAtgtgaaaaaagaaaactaaGATTGACCAGAAGTCGTTTAAACTTACCGAGCTTTAGCTCTTTCCTGATCGAGCTTTTCATAACTTTCAAATAGTGTTTTTCGTTTCTATTAGGAGAACAAATAAGCGTTAGTAATGGATTTAAATGCCAATAATGGGAAAATGAAATGGGACGTACTTGAACTAGCTCttcaatttgttctttCAACTCACAGGTTTCTGCAGTATACTTTGTAAAGACATCCTCAAAACATTCTGCCAACTGTTGCCAATTAAGTTTTTTGCTTGGATCGTTTACAAAGAATTGTGGACAATCTTTTAGTATCTCATCTTGACTGCATTTGTCCTCTGCACTAAAGATACTTTCCTGTTGCAAATACTCAAGAATTGATGCTAAGGTTTCTGGTTTATTGACCTGTACTGTGTTATCATTAGACATTTGAAACTGGTTTGGGTAGATTGTTAACTAAAGTGACTGAGAATACCTGGGTTGCAAAAAGTATAAGATACAACAAATAATTACTCCTCCACAAAACACACAAAAATACTAAATGATCTACTAGTAAAAAGTTACacttcatctttttttttgcagaTATATATCATCTTACCGATTGAGTTATGAGTTCCGAAATCAACAAGCTTTCCAATttggtttcaaatcatttaaagATTGTCGATAAGAGAATTACAGGAAATGAACAATTTCATTGGAATAGACTCAAAAGAACTCCTCaaatattaaaacaaaaaatcaagTTTGCTGGCGGCTCTTACACTGTCGATCAAACTTTCAATGAATTGGACGAGGAACTTCTTGTAATTGACGCTTCCATCAAGAAGTTGATAAAGTACACAAAAGTCTTTGGTGAAAGTATGAATCAAGTATTGTCCAACTCCGTTTGTTCAGCAGAAAGTTTCCAGAACTTAATTGATCCTTACACCAATTTGAAGAGCGACAGTCAAATCTTGGAGGACGCTTATGCCACTTGGTCTAAAATTACCAAATATAAGCATAAAGTCAAAGatgtttttgttgaaaacgAAATTGACCACTTGGTATCTTCTGTGGAGAAAAAATTACTGGAAATAACTAAAATTTATAAAGCTGTCTTCAAGAAGATTGAATTGCGGAAAACCGCATTATTGGATTATGATAAAGTTTACAATGACCATGAGTCATTATTGCTAAAACAAGAGCAAAGCGAGCTCActttaaaacaaaacaaccAACTTTATTCCTTAGAAAGAAAACTTGACGATACCAAAATTAGGTATACAAGgataaattcattattggtGAGAGAGCTACCACTTTTGATACGTTTAACACAAGAGGTAATGGGGTACGTCCAGGCTCATATTTATTACGTCCATTTAACTTTCTGTTATCAAGTTGCTGAAAGAATCAAAGAAACTGAGttcattgaaaatgatgtGAACAAAATTGTTACCGACTTTATGCTCATGAATGACCCAATTGTTCAAGAAATAGAAACATATATATTGACGTCACACCAAGCAGAATCAaacaatgatgataataaaactaaagaaTCATACTGCTATGCTTTACATGACTTTGCTGGACAAGAGGAGTCAGACTTGCGATTTTCCAAAGGGGACAAAATCAAGATTCTTGTTGGGAATGGAACTTGGTGGGAAGGGCAATTAAACGGAAAATAGGACAATTTCCTTCTAACTATGTTCAATTaatctaataattcaagGATATTCCATTGTTTTACACTCTTTATCAGGTTTGTTAAATGCATTAAAAGTACTACAGGAGTGAAAAATAGAATGAATATGTATATTGATTCTCTGTCTATACTAAAATAATAGATTTGGCTCATCATTATTTCTTTCGAACACTTGATCTTATCCAACTTCTGGCAATGGAATCTTTTAACCTTTTTCCGTTTTCAGGAGACCATTTCCCTATAGCCCAATAATGTTGCAAACTATCAAAAATCGGAGCAATCCTAGAATTTAATAGTCTAAACAGAACCCCTTGGCCCCGAGAATATTCCCGTGGTAATGACTCAGCTATCTCCAAtgtaatatttttaataccCTTTTCCTCCAATAATTTGTCTAGCTTTTGGTTTTCGTCTGTAACCAAATAGTCTGAATTCTTCGCCTTATTGTTGTTACCTGCAGTTGGTGACTCCCATGGTCTCATAGTATGATCCAATGGCACCCACCGATCATTAAGTCTCCAGGTTTCAGAAGCAACCATTTCCTTTACTCTAGAAACAGCTCGTTTGAAtgcaaatttttcatcgTCACCTGTAAAGGCTCTGGTGTTCATATATTCGTTGTTTATGTTCTCTTTCTGTGCTGActtgaaatcatcaa
This genomic stretch from Candida albicans SC5314 chromosome 1, complete sequence harbors:
- the MSS116 gene encoding ATP-dependent RNA helicase (Putative DEAD-box protein; required for efficient splicing of mitochondrial Group I and II introns; Hap43-induced; rat catheter biofilm induced), whose amino-acid sequence is MLKQLSRSLGIRSSPIVANLIRSKQVCTRGFHISLVKQNTSSKVNEITDITSDSLKVKEDAAGSDLPSTKTDKKSKSESFQPVKFEDFKGKGYIHDSIINSLHKNDFKELTPIQQKSLVPIFNTEKGLVCRAKTGTGKTLAFAVPTLQYAYKNRGKGVSTVVLVPTRDLAFQIEEEYRKLISHLKYNERPNLELIIGGQRTSFNPRRPAEIVIATPGRLEKELQTDRKLAKCFSNVTYRIYDEADRLLDVGFESVLNEIDGLLYKVRTTPKPIKSLLFSATVDEAISEFSKKHIHPEYEFLNTVTKDDLEIPENIHQQLIECTDGIDKVNVSLSELHGIMKQHNDYKVIVFLPTKTAVDWFYEYITNALDDELFELFSKPPRVFMLHGGRSVRQRSAALKGFKVAKKGILISTDVAARGIDVKDVTNVMQMFPSVEIADYIHKVGRTGRAGKKGKASLFATPAELPYVSLLKRKRKVKFQEVIQSEKLNSSNIIDQIESPLDSTKEFLATMVGYLQQLQSAHRLDYDSLVIENMELYRKLVRDDKAMLESRILSRIGKGISAHVKRRYFTRTRYQSHDDAEFDSYSDFSRSGMSQRPRSNDRSSKMTFNGRGKYGNNRNNDWSYQNKNRYNNNNNRQTERSYDSDRKSHNDWKYEKKFEHRRIRDHDE
- a CDS encoding aminoacyl-tRNA hydrolase (Ortholog(s) have aminoacyl-tRNA hydrolase activity, role in mitochondrial translation and mitochondrion localization) encodes the protein MLRGLIKPFLPVTQLPLSCSRRYLFIASIGNPEPQYANTRHNAGHRLMNQLIDVYWKDHVYKKGPYYLSTKYSNLVLFKSNDSLMNLQGLPISKHFGKHDQGKSALVVLHDELQVDLGKYQIRKPGTSSRGHNGLKSIDKYLKNRYFKLGIGIGRPPASQSVVHYVLKNFSSQELDVIDWEVLPKCVKDLENMVIKDLELQSGKEKINGI
- a CDS encoding uncharacterized protein (Protein of unknown function; C. albicans- and C. dubliniensis specific gene; rat catheter biofilm repressed), translated to MSNDNTVQVNKPETLASILEYLQQESIFSAEDKCSQDEILKDCPQFFVNDPSKKLNWQQLAECFEDVFTKYTAETCELKEQIEELVQKRKTLFESYEKLDQERAKARIEKSLSWIITKEDNLSKFKSEVNTLLQTTDSEDKPARDKVT
- a CDS encoding uncharacterized protein (Putative SH3-domain-containing protein) — its product is MSSEINKLSNLVSNHLKIVDKRITGNEQFHWNRLKRTPQILKQKIKFAGGSYTVDQTFNELDEELLVIDASIKKLIKYTKVFGESMNQVLSNSVCSAESFQNLIDPYTNLKSDSQILEDAYATWSKITKYKHKVKDVFVENEIDHLVSSVEKKLSEITKIYKAVFKKIELRKTALLDYDKVYNDHESLLLKQEQSELTLKQNNQLYSLERKLDDTKIRYTRINSLLVRELPLLIRLTQEVMGYVQAHIYYVHLTFCYQVAERIKETEFIENDVNKIVTDFMLMNDPIVQEIETYILTSHQAESNNDDNKTKESYCYALHDFAGQEESDLRFSKGDKIKILVGNGTWWEGQLNGK